A genome region from Lucilia cuprina isolate Lc7/37 chromosome 3, ASM2204524v1, whole genome shotgun sequence includes the following:
- the LOC111685206 gene encoding lateral signaling target protein 2 homolog, with protein MPQRSPFAIQELLGLNRTKAAAAAAVVAMANLKDNTNNSEDNCKQEKEISTALNGKCNQSPKANNGEYIKNEITTKNNQEIEINDSRKSPTTATIKISTNLYKATTLATATTAATSLTATVTDIATTPNSISPSTNSISSVNSSLSSYNEETDKRRQQQQQQQQQQQLSMAAASRMAYFNAHAAVAAAFLPHHLTSHSTTHNPQMQHQQQQQQHTTAAAAAQHTHSIHSLPATHHPHHHSHHYPATHLQQHHHQQQHHHQQQQQHLQVTQSQVAAAHHHMLHGQDNLPWLKVWYLNLKPKCKYTSKLIQPEI; from the exons atgCCACAACGTTCACCATTTGCCATACAAGAACTTTTAGGACTCAACAGAACAAAAGCAGCAGCTGCGGCGGCTGTAGTGGCAATGGCAAATCTAAAGGATAACACGAATAATAGTGAAGATAACTGTAAGCAGGAAAAAGAAATTTCAACGGCATTAAATGGTAAATGTAATCAAAGTCCAAAAGCTAACAATGGTGAATacataaaaaacgaaataacaacaaaaaacaatcaggaaatagaaataaatgatAGCAGGAAATCGCCAACAACGGCCACAATTAAAATTTCCACCAATTTATATAAAGCAACAACATTGGCAAcggcaacaacagcagcaacatcattaacagcaacaGTAACAGATATTGCAACAACACCAAATTCAATATCACCTTCAACAAATTCAATTTCATCGGTAAATTCCTCTTTATCTTCTTATAATGAGGAAACCGATAAGAGAcgtcaacaacagcagcagcaacaacaacagcaacaattgtCTATGGCTGCTGCCTCTAGAATGGCTTATTTTAATGCTCATGCTGCTGTAGCAGCAGCATTTTTACCACATCATTTAACCTCACACTCAACGACACATAATCCACAAatgcaacatcaacaacaacaacaacaacacacgactgctgctgctgctgctcaaCATACTCATTCAATACATTCTCTACCCGCAACACATCATCCTCACCATCATTCTCATCATTATCCAGCAACACActtacaacaacatcatcatcaacaacaacatcaccatcaacaacaacaacagcatttgCAAGTAACACAATCACAAGTTGCCGCTGCCCATCACCACATGTTGCATGGTCAGG ataatcTGCCTTGGTTAAAGGTATGGTACTTGAACTTAAAACCGAAATGCAAATACACTTCAAAACTGATTCAACCAGAAATTTAg